A genome region from Paracoccus stylophorae includes the following:
- a CDS encoding DUF6127 family protein, with protein sequence MSLPRSDQGFVRMRDAEFEAILTRAAEEGAKRALADVGLDGEEAALDIRDLRSLVDCIRLVRRTAMQTAVRMITTGVMLALLAGIAIKLRIFGGSP encoded by the coding sequence ATGTCACTACCCAGATCCGATCAGGGCTTCGTCCGCATGCGCGATGCCGAGTTCGAGGCGATCCTGACCCGGGCCGCGGAGGAAGGCGCGAAGCGCGCGCTCGCCGATGTCGGCCTCGACGGCGAGGAGGCCGCCCTCGACATCCGCGATCTGCGCTCGCTGGTGGACTGCATCCGGCTGGTGCGGCGCACCGCGATGCAGACCGCCGTCCGCATGATCACCACCGGCGTCATGCTGGCGCTGCTGGCGGGCATCGCCATCAAGCTCAGGATCTTCGGCGGCAGCCCGTAG
- a CDS encoding DUF2163 domain-containing protein, producing MKTFDPALQAHLDEGTTTLAWCWRIIRADGVTFGFTDHDRTLAFDGTDFEPESGLTASEVRSGSDLSVDAQDAEGVLTTDRITEIDILDGRWDNAEVEVWRVNWADTSQRVLMRRGAIGQIRRGRLAFVAEVRSLAHVLGQTVGRTFQATCDAALGDARCGVDLEDPAYKGTGVVIDLLRDRAFTASGLGGFASGWFTFGTVEWTSGANAGRRTEVLGHDVTDGIAVLTLLEAPVRAIAEGDHFTIRAGCDKRMETCGAKFANTANFRGFPHIPGQDAVLRYATKDGGHEGGVL from the coding sequence ATGAAGACCTTCGATCCCGCCCTGCAGGCTCATCTCGACGAGGGCACGACGACGCTTGCCTGGTGCTGGCGGATCATCCGCGCCGATGGCGTGACCTTCGGCTTTACCGACCACGACCGGACACTCGCCTTCGATGGGACGGACTTCGAGCCGGAGAGCGGCCTGACGGCCTCGGAGGTGCGCTCGGGCTCGGACCTGTCCGTCGATGCGCAGGACGCCGAGGGTGTGCTGACCACGGACCGCATCACCGAGATCGACATCCTCGACGGCCGCTGGGACAACGCCGAGGTCGAGGTCTGGCGGGTGAACTGGGCCGATACGAGCCAGCGCGTGCTGATGCGGCGCGGGGCCATCGGCCAGATCCGGCGCGGGCGGCTCGCCTTCGTCGCCGAGGTGCGCTCGCTGGCCCATGTGCTGGGCCAGACGGTCGGGCGGACCTTCCAGGCGACCTGCGATGCCGCGCTCGGCGACGCGCGCTGCGGCGTCGATCTGGAGGATCCCGCCTACAAGGGCACGGGCGTTGTCATCGATCTCCTGCGCGACCGGGCCTTCACCGCCTCGGGCCTCGGTGGGTTCGCCTCCGGCTGGTTCACCTTCGGCACGGTCGAATGGACCAGCGGCGCGAACGCGGGGCGGCGCACCGAGGTGCTGGGCCACGACGTCACGGATGGTATCGCTGTGCTGACCCTGCTCGAGGCGCCGGTGCGCGCGATCGCCGAGGGCGACCACTTCACCATCCGCGCTGGCTGCGACAAACGGATGGAGACCTGCGGCGCGAAGTTCGCCAACACCGCCAACTTCCGGGGGTTCCCGCACATCCCCGGTCAGGACGCCGTTCTCCGCTATGCCACCAAGGACGGCGGGCACGAGGGAGGCGTGCTGTGA
- a CDS encoding baseplate multidomain protein megatron, protein MATLVLGAAGAAIGGSIGGAILGVSAATIGGFIGSSIGSVVDSWIISSLAPTQRLEGARLDTLRITSATEGAVIPRLYGRMRLGGNIIWATDFREETKTTTQGGGKGGGGGKVKTTEYLYYASFAVALCEGPITGIGRIWADGKPMDLSGVTWRWYPGDEAQTADPFIAARMGAASTPAYRGTAYVVFEELALSTYGNRLPQLSFEVFRPLADPDTAEGLTRAVTMIPASGEFTYATQAIRKTDGGATVPENLNALADSTDMVEALDRLQAMAPAVESVSLVVAWFGDDLRAGSCKVRPGVEVSAKSTTPASWSVNGVSRANAFLVSRDEQDRPVYGGTPSDFSVVQAIQEMKARGLRVTFYPFILMDVPPGNTLPNPYSDNASETGQPAFPWRGRITCSPAAGFAGTADKTATAASQVAALFGAATPASFSVSGQSVSWTGTPGDWGLRRMVLHYAHLCAAAGGVDAFLIGTEMPGLTTIRSGASTYPAVQAYRDLLADVRSILGSGTKIGYAADWSEYFGHQPGDGTGDVLFHLDPLWADPEIDFVGIDNYMPLSDWRDGFEHADAAEGWPAIYDRAYLQGNIAGGEGFDWFYASAADRSAQVRTPISDGAAAKPWVFRYKDLRAWWSNPHYDRPGGVESATPTAWAPQSKPIWFTELGCPAIDRGTNQPNVFFDPKSSESFTPHFSRGWRDDAIQRAYLEATYLWWGEAANNPLSSVYGGRMVHVPECAAWTWDARPYPFFPALTDVWTDGANWRLGHWLTGRLGAVSLAALVRHLCLRAGLPEDRIDVSGLWGAVEGYAITALESPRASITTLSRHFGFDAVETEGVIRFVMRGRASVATLAPDDLVAPREGDVLELTRGQETELPQALKWQVARADEDYDAALVEARRITVDTTRIASESFPMAVPPEEAKRRCRRALMEAWVGRETAAFRLPPSRLALDPADVIRLAHGGRLVDLRLVSIADAEARGIEAVRQDRATYDLPPGDPRAASLTRTVVFGAPDAVLMDLPQLTEDQPAHRPMVAAHAVPWPGEMAVFRSPSSDGFELLTTFGSRARIGALVLDFYAGPTSRFDLGNALVVDLLTGTLGSVTDLTLFGGANALAIESAPGVWEIVQAGAAELLAPGRYRLTRLLRGQRGTEDAMGNPTPGGARVVVLDDSLAALPIAEADLGIPWNWRIGPASRPVSDETYVGQTFTPTGVGLRPFSVAHVEQPWRKARSPGDLTIRWTRRSRALAADSWGGLEVPLVEELEAYEVEILDGPIVKRVLSTATANVVYNAAAQTADWGAPLGLGDTLDIRIYQLSALVGRGAPKTVTLIL, encoded by the coding sequence ATGGCCACCCTCGTTCTCGGCGCGGCTGGCGCCGCCATTGGCGGCAGCATCGGCGGCGCGATCCTCGGCGTCAGCGCCGCCACCATCGGCGGCTTCATCGGCTCCAGCATCGGCTCGGTGGTCGACAGCTGGATCATCTCGTCGCTGGCGCCGACGCAGCGCCTCGAGGGCGCGCGGCTCGACACGCTGCGCATCACCTCGGCCACCGAAGGGGCGGTCATCCCCCGGCTCTATGGCCGCATGCGGCTGGGCGGCAACATCATCTGGGCGACGGATTTCCGCGAGGAGACGAAGACCACCACGCAGGGCGGCGGCAAGGGCGGCGGGGGCGGCAAGGTCAAGACCACCGAGTATCTGTACTACGCCTCCTTCGCCGTCGCGCTCTGCGAGGGGCCGATCACCGGCATCGGGCGCATCTGGGCCGACGGCAAGCCGATGGACCTCTCCGGCGTCACCTGGCGCTGGTATCCTGGCGACGAGGCGCAGACCGCCGATCCGTTCATCGCGGCCAGGATGGGCGCGGCGAGCACGCCCGCTTATCGCGGCACCGCCTATGTGGTCTTCGAGGAGCTCGCGCTCTCCACCTATGGCAACCGCCTGCCGCAGCTCTCCTTCGAGGTGTTCCGCCCGCTCGCGGATCCCGACACGGCCGAGGGGCTGACCCGTGCCGTCACCATGATCCCGGCCTCCGGCGAGTTCACCTATGCGACGCAGGCGATCCGCAAGACCGATGGCGGCGCGACGGTGCCCGAGAACCTGAACGCTCTGGCCGACTCCACGGATATGGTCGAAGCGCTGGACAGGCTGCAGGCGATGGCCCCGGCGGTCGAGAGCGTCAGCCTCGTCGTCGCCTGGTTCGGCGACGATCTGCGCGCGGGCTCCTGCAAGGTCCGGCCGGGCGTCGAGGTGTCGGCCAAATCCACCACGCCCGCCAGCTGGTCGGTGAACGGCGTCAGCCGCGCCAATGCCTTCCTCGTCAGCCGCGACGAGCAGGACCGCCCTGTCTATGGCGGCACGCCGTCCGACTTCTCCGTGGTGCAGGCGATCCAGGAGATGAAGGCGCGCGGGCTGCGGGTGACCTTCTACCCGTTCATCCTGATGGACGTGCCGCCCGGCAACACGCTGCCGAACCCGTATTCCGACAACGCCTCCGAGACCGGCCAGCCCGCCTTCCCCTGGCGCGGCCGGATCACCTGCTCGCCTGCAGCGGGGTTCGCCGGGACCGCGGACAAGACCGCCACGGCCGCAAGCCAGGTTGCGGCGCTGTTCGGCGCGGCCACGCCCGCGAGCTTCAGCGTCTCGGGTCAGTCGGTTTCGTGGACCGGCACGCCCGGCGACTGGGGCCTGCGGCGCATGGTGCTGCACTACGCCCATCTCTGCGCGGCGGCGGGCGGGGTCGATGCCTTCCTGATCGGCACCGAGATGCCGGGGCTGACCACGATCCGCTCGGGCGCTTCCACCTATCCCGCCGTGCAGGCGTATCGGGATCTGCTCGCGGATGTGCGCTCGATCCTCGGGTCCGGCACGAAGATCGGCTACGCTGCCGACTGGAGCGAGTATTTTGGCCATCAGCCGGGTGACGGCACCGGCGACGTGTTATTTCACCTCGATCCGCTCTGGGCCGATCCGGAGATCGATTTCGTCGGGATCGACAACTACATGCCGCTGTCGGACTGGCGCGACGGGTTCGAGCATGCCGACGCGGCCGAGGGTTGGCCCGCGATCTACGACCGGGCCTATCTGCAGGGGAACATCGCGGGCGGCGAAGGCTTCGACTGGTTCTATGCCAGCGCGGCGGACCGCTCCGCGCAGGTGCGGACCCCGATCTCCGACGGTGCGGCGGCCAAGCCGTGGGTGTTCCGCTACAAGGATCTGCGCGCCTGGTGGTCGAACCCGCATTACGACCGCCCGGGCGGGGTGGAGAGCGCTACGCCGACCGCGTGGGCGCCGCAGTCCAAGCCGATCTGGTTTACCGAGCTTGGCTGTCCCGCCATCGACCGTGGGACCAACCAGCCCAACGTCTTCTTCGACCCCAAGTCCTCGGAGAGCTTCACGCCGCATTTCTCGCGGGGCTGGCGCGACGATGCCATCCAGCGGGCCTATCTCGAGGCGACGTACCTCTGGTGGGGCGAGGCTGCGAACAACCCGCTGTCCTCGGTCTACGGCGGCCGGATGGTGCATGTGCCGGAATGCGCCGCCTGGACCTGGGACGCGCGGCCCTATCCGTTCTTCCCGGCGCTAACCGACGTCTGGACGGACGGGGCGAACTGGCGGCTCGGCCACTGGCTGACGGGCCGTCTCGGTGCCGTGTCGCTGGCGGCGCTGGTCCGGCACCTCTGCCTGCGCGCCGGGCTGCCCGAGGATCGCATCGACGTCTCCGGCCTCTGGGGCGCGGTCGAGGGCTACGCCATCACCGCGCTGGAAAGCCCGCGCGCTTCGATCACCACGCTGTCGCGGCATTTCGGCTTCGACGCGGTCGAGACTGAAGGCGTGATCCGGTTCGTCATGCGCGGCCGGGCCTCGGTCGCCACCCTCGCGCCCGACGATCTTGTGGCCCCTCGTGAGGGCGACGTGCTGGAACTGACCCGCGGCCAGGAGACGGAACTGCCACAGGCGCTGAAATGGCAGGTCGCCCGCGCCGACGAGGATTACGACGCGGCGCTCGTCGAGGCGCGGCGCATCACCGTCGACACGACGCGGATCGCCTCGGAAAGCTTCCCGATGGCGGTGCCGCCCGAGGAAGCCAAGCGGCGCTGCCGCCGCGCGCTGATGGAAGCATGGGTCGGGCGCGAGACGGCGGCATTCCGTCTGCCGCCCTCGCGGCTCGCGCTCGATCCGGCCGACGTGATCCGGCTTGCCCATGGCGGGCGGCTGGTCGATCTGCGGCTCGTCTCCATCGCCGACGCCGAGGCGCGCGGCATCGAGGCGGTCCGCCAGGACCGGGCCACCTACGACCTGCCGCCCGGCGATCCGCGCGCGGCATCGCTGACGCGCACCGTCGTCTTCGGTGCGCCGGATGCGGTGCTGATGGACCTGCCGCAGCTCACCGAGGACCAGCCCGCGCATCGACCGATGGTCGCAGCGCACGCGGTTCCATGGCCGGGCGAGATGGCGGTGTTCCGCAGCCCTTCGAGCGATGGCTTCGAGCTGCTCACCACCTTCGGCAGCCGCGCCCGGATCGGGGCACTGGTCTTGGATTTCTACGCGGGTCCCACCTCGCGCTTCGACCTCGGTAATGCGCTGGTGGTCGATCTGCTGACCGGCACGTTGGGAAGCGTCACCGACCTGACGCTCTTCGGCGGGGCGAACGCGCTCGCTATCGAGAGTGCGCCCGGCGTCTGGGAGATCGTGCAGGCGGGCGCGGCGGAGCTGCTCGCGCCCGGCCGGTATCGTCTGACCCGGCTCCTGCGCGGCCAGCGCGGCACCGAGGACGCCATGGGCAACCCGACGCCTGGGGGCGCACGGGTCGTGGTGCTGGACGATAGCCTCGCGGCGCTCCCTATCGCCGAGGCCGATCTCGGCATCCCGTGGAACTGGCGCATCGGCCCCGCAAGCCGCCCGGTCAGCGACGAGACCTATGTGGGGCAGACCTTCACGCCCACGGGCGTCGGGCTTCGGCCGTTCTCGGTCGCCCACGTCGAGCAGCCGTGGCGCAAGGCGCGCAGTCCCGGCGATCTGACGATCCGCTGGACCCGCCGGTCCCGGGCACTCGCGGCCGACAGCTGGGGCGGGTTGGAGGTGCCGCTGGTCGAGGAACTGGAAGCCTACGAGGTCGAGATCCTCGACGGCCCCATAGTGAAGCGGGTGCTGAGCACGGCCACGGCCAACGTGGTCTACAACGCTGCCGCCCAGACCGCCGACTGGGGCGCGCCGCTCGGCCTCGGCGACACGCTCGACATCCGCATCTACCAGCTCTCCGCCCTCGTGGGGCGGGGGGCGCCCAAGACCGTCACGCTGATACTTTGA
- a CDS encoding DUF2460 domain-containing protein, translated as MAFHEVRFPDNISRGARGGPERRTQIVELASGDEERNASWANSRRRYDVAYGIRRADDLAAVIAFFEARNGRLHGFRFKDWGDHKSCLPSLTPGPADQAIGTGDGATTAFQLVKRYASGAQSWTRAIAKPVAGSVRIALSGVEQPSGWSVDTTTGVVTFSVAPGSGVAITAGFEFDVPVRFDTDVLDVTLDLERLGSITSISLLELRR; from the coding sequence ATGGCGTTTCACGAGGTCAGGTTTCCCGACAACATCAGCCGCGGCGCGCGCGGCGGGCCAGAGCGGCGCACCCAGATCGTCGAGCTCGCCTCGGGCGACGAGGAGCGTAACGCCAGCTGGGCCAACAGCCGCCGTCGCTACGATGTCGCCTATGGCATCCGCCGCGCCGACGATCTGGCGGCCGTGATCGCCTTCTTCGAAGCAAGGAACGGGCGTCTCCATGGCTTCCGCTTCAAGGATTGGGGGGACCACAAGTCCTGCCTGCCGTCGCTAACGCCGGGTCCGGCCGACCAGGCGATCGGCACGGGCGACGGCGCGACGACCGCCTTCCAGCTCGTCAAGCGCTACGCCTCGGGCGCGCAGTCCTGGACGCGCGCCATCGCGAAGCCGGTGGCGGGCAGCGTGCGCATCGCGCTGTCGGGCGTCGAGCAGCCCTCCGGCTGGTCGGTCGACACCACCACCGGTGTCGTCACCTTCAGCGTCGCGCCGGGGTCCGGCGTCGCGATCACCGCGGGCTTCGAGTTCGACGTGCCCGTCCGTTTCGACACCGACGTGCTCGACGTGACGCTCGACCTCGAGCGGCTCGGCTCGATCACCTCCATTTCGCTGCTGGAACTGCGCCGATGA
- a CDS encoding NlpC/P60 family protein yields the protein MTQPLAAVDPARVIAIARSWLGTPYHDQASLRGVGCDCLGLARGVWREVVGAEPFPIPPYSRDWGETGPCEVLAEGARRMMIEVSPAEAGPGALVLFRMKPRAIAKHVGILTGPDSFLHAYERLGVIEEPLTRPWRRRIAFAFLYPQR from the coding sequence GTGACGCAACCCCTCGCAGCGGTCGACCCGGCGCGCGTCATCGCCATCGCCCGCTCATGGCTCGGCACGCCGTACCACGACCAGGCCAGCCTGCGCGGTGTCGGCTGCGACTGTCTCGGGCTGGCGCGCGGGGTCTGGCGCGAGGTGGTGGGCGCCGAGCCATTCCCGATCCCGCCCTACAGCCGCGACTGGGGCGAGACCGGTCCGTGCGAGGTTCTGGCCGAGGGCGCACGCCGGATGATGATCGAGGTGTCGCCCGCCGAGGCAGGCCCCGGCGCGCTGGTCCTCTTCCGCATGAAGCCCCGCGCCATCGCCAAGCATGTCGGGATCCTGACCGGGCCCGACAGCTTCCTCCATGCCTACGAGCGGCTCGGCGTCATCGAGGAACCGCTCACGCGCCCTTGGCGGCGGCGCATCGCCTTCGCCTTTCTCTACCCGCAACGCTGA
- a CDS encoding DUF2793 domain-containing protein, with amino-acid sequence MSDATTHLLLPYILAAQAQKHVTHNEALRILDGLVQLSVLDRDLTVPPASPTDGDRYIVGSGATGDWAGWDMNVALWTDGAWLRLPPRTGWRAWVEDEGLLLVYDESGWIGTTPATLQNLALLGLGTTADASNPFSAKLNAALWTAKTVAEGGTGDLFYTMNKEAAGDDLGLTLQTGFVTKALVGLFGSDRFRLAVSADGSTFFDGLSVDNANGIVDQPRLPRFKAYTNYDNYVGVGTWTKIGLNNTDYNDHGAFDAANNRFVAPVDGTYLFGATLLYKVNASTTARMRGRLVLNGATEIRGSLGEISATHVSLATAIWLQTMVSLTAGDTVELQGYFRVADGYFAADHTSFWGAKVG; translated from the coding sequence ATGTCCGATGCCACGACCCATCTGCTGCTGCCCTACATCCTGGCAGCGCAGGCCCAGAAGCATGTCACCCACAACGAGGCGCTGCGGATCCTCGACGGGCTCGTCCAGCTCTCGGTGCTCGATAGGGATCTAACCGTGCCGCCCGCCAGCCCCACCGATGGCGACCGCTACATCGTCGGCTCGGGCGCGACGGGCGACTGGGCGGGCTGGGACATGAACGTGGCGCTCTGGACGGACGGCGCCTGGCTGCGTCTGCCGCCACGGACCGGGTGGCGGGCTTGGGTCGAGGACGAAGGATTGCTGCTGGTCTACGACGAGTCCGGCTGGATCGGGACCACTCCGGCCACGCTGCAGAACCTCGCGCTGCTGGGGCTCGGCACGACGGCGGATGCGTCGAATCCGTTCTCCGCCAAGCTCAATGCGGCGCTCTGGACGGCGAAGACCGTGGCCGAGGGCGGCACCGGCGATCTGTTCTACACCATGAACAAGGAGGCCGCAGGCGACGATCTCGGCCTGACGCTGCAGACCGGCTTCGTGACCAAGGCGCTGGTGGGGCTCTTCGGCTCGGACCGCTTCCGCCTCGCGGTCTCCGCCGACGGCAGCACCTTCTTCGACGGGCTCAGCGTCGACAACGCGAACGGCATCGTCGATCAGCCTCGGCTGCCGCGCTTCAAGGCGTACACGAACTACGACAACTACGTGGGCGTCGGGACCTGGACGAAGATCGGCCTGAACAACACCGACTATAACGACCACGGGGCCTTCGATGCCGCGAACAACCGGTTCGTGGCCCCGGTCGACGGCACCTACCTCTTCGGCGCAACGCTCCTCTACAAGGTCAACGCCAGCACCACCGCGCGCATGCGCGGCCGGCTCGTGCTGAACGGCGCCACGGAAATCCGCGGCTCCCTCGGCGAAATCTCCGCCACCCACGTTTCGCTCGCCACCGCGATCTGGCTGCAGACCATGGTGTCGCTCACCGCGGGCGATACCGTCGAGTTGCAGGGGTATTTCCGGGTCGCGGACGGCTATTTCGCTGCCGATCACACGTCCTTCTGGGGTGCGAAGGTCGGCTGA